A single window of Acetohalobium arabaticum DSM 5501 DNA harbors:
- a CDS encoding response regulator transcription factor, whose amino-acid sequence MKEKKILVVDDEENIVELVKFNLEKEGYQVFVTYDGQAALDKLQEEDIDLLVLDLMLPEIGGLDICRQIRNDDELSDLPIIMLTAKEKEVDRILGLELGADDYVTKPFSPRELVARVKAILRRTGSSGQKTDEDCIKLGEIVIDLNKYEVLLDDKQVNFTPKEFELLMLLAKNAGKVLTRNFLLKEIWGYGYNGDTRTVDVHIRRTRQKLNNNLAEDVEYIETVRGVGYRFKELE is encoded by the coding sequence ATGAAGGAAAAGAAGATTTTAGTTGTTGATGATGAAGAAAATATAGTTGAATTAGTTAAATTTAATCTAGAAAAAGAAGGGTACCAAGTCTTTGTAACTTATGATGGTCAGGCTGCTCTTGATAAATTACAGGAAGAAGATATTGATTTATTGGTTCTGGATTTAATGTTGCCTGAAATTGGCGGGCTGGATATCTGTAGACAGATTAGAAATGACGATGAGTTGAGTGATTTACCGATTATTATGTTAACGGCAAAAGAGAAGGAAGTAGATAGAATTTTAGGATTAGAATTAGGGGCTGATGATTATGTAACTAAGCCTTTCAGTCCTCGGGAATTGGTAGCTAGAGTTAAAGCAATCTTAAGAAGGACAGGCTCTTCTGGTCAAAAAACAGATGAAGATTGTATCAAGCTGGGTGAGATAGTAATTGATTTAAATAAATATGAGGTACTGCTTGATGATAAACAGGTTAACTTTACTCCTAAAGAGTTTGAATTATTGATGTTATTGGCTAAAAATGCGGGTAAGGTGCTTACTAGAAATTTTCTTCTTAAAGAGATCTGGGGTTATGGCTATAATGGCGATACTCGAACGGTGGATGTTCATATTCGTAGAACAAGACAGAAATTAAATAATAATCTTGCGGAAGATGTTGAGTATATAGAAACAGTAAGAGGAGTCGGATATCGCTTTAAGGAGTTGGAGTAA
- the pnpS gene encoding two-component system histidine kinase PnpS → MFFKSIRWKIMALWLVLIISVLIISGLILNDRLKHHFTTQLEEDLIKETKLIRTLLQDRISSSQRQVEEIDKLVTEYGDKIDARITIIDADGLVLGDSEEVPTDMDNHLHRPEVQQALESEVGKSTRYSKTLQMNMKYIALAVKSENEITGIVRLALPLTQVENSLFDIFWRLIFSGVVAIIISLILGLKLTKRITDPIDRMTQVAARMAQGNLDQRLSFNFQDELGRLSRAFNNMADKLEAKINEISGEKNKIEAILRGMGDGVIAVDEDGKIILLNPAAEEIFQLKEEKTLGKYTMEVTRSHKLDDAIMASLKNGEDITEEIETIYPVERMIRVHVTPIKNDKTTERGAVAVLRDVTELRRLEQIRTEFVSNVSHELRTPLTSIKGYVETLLDERDCEPGVRERFLQVIKDETDRLERLITDLLNLSQLESASDSFDQELVNLNQVIENVLTTVMPKADNKGIDLKVDVPVDITGIKGSRGQLERLYINLVDNGIKYTSEGGQVKIKVYEDEDRVWSEIIDTGMGIPEEDLPRIFERFYRVDKTRSRKLGGTGLGLSIVKHILERHNGGIEVESKVEEGTKFIFWLPKPK, encoded by the coding sequence ATGTTCTTCAAAAGCATTAGATGGAAGATAATGGCACTCTGGTTAGTATTAATTATTTCTGTTTTAATCATTTCGGGATTGATTTTGAATGATAGGTTGAAACATCATTTTACAACCCAGCTAGAGGAGGATTTAATTAAAGAAACAAAGCTGATTAGGACTCTGTTGCAGGATAGGATAAGCAGTAGCCAGCGGCAAGTTGAAGAGATAGATAAACTGGTTACTGAGTATGGTGATAAGATAGATGCCAGGATTACCATTATTGATGCTGATGGTTTAGTATTAGGTGATTCAGAAGAGGTCCCTACTGATATGGATAATCATCTTCACCGGCCAGAAGTACAGCAGGCATTAGAATCAGAAGTAGGTAAGTCTACTCGGTACAGCAAGACATTACAGATGAATATGAAGTATATAGCACTTGCAGTAAAAAGTGAGAACGAAATAACCGGAATAGTTAGACTAGCCTTACCTTTAACGCAGGTTGAAAATTCGTTATTTGATATTTTTTGGCGGTTAATATTTTCTGGCGTAGTAGCTATTATTATTTCTTTGATATTGGGATTGAAGTTAACTAAACGAATTACTGACCCTATTGATCGTATGACTCAGGTAGCTGCTCGAATGGCCCAGGGGAATTTAGATCAGCGATTAAGTTTTAACTTTCAAGATGAGTTAGGACGATTAAGTAGGGCTTTTAACAATATGGCTGATAAATTAGAAGCTAAAATTAATGAAATTTCTGGAGAAAAGAATAAGATTGAGGCTATTTTGCGGGGGATGGGCGATGGAGTAATTGCAGTTGATGAAGATGGTAAAATAATTCTTTTAAATCCAGCAGCTGAAGAAATTTTTCAGCTTAAAGAAGAGAAGACTTTAGGCAAATATACTATGGAAGTAACCCGCAGCCATAAATTGGATGATGCTATAATGGCTTCGTTGAAAAATGGTGAAGACATTACAGAAGAAATAGAGACTATCTATCCTGTAGAAAGGATGATTAGAGTCCATGTTACTCCTATTAAAAATGATAAAACAACTGAACGGGGAGCAGTAGCTGTTCTACGGGATGTGACAGAGTTAAGGCGGTTAGAACAGATTAGAACTGAATTTGTAAGCAATGTTTCTCATGAATTACGGACTCCATTAACTTCTATAAAGGGTTATGTGGAGACCTTATTGGATGAAAGAGATTGTGAACCAGGGGTTCGGGAGCGCTTTTTACAGGTTATTAAAGACGAAACTGATCGTTTAGAGCGGTTGATAACTGATTTATTGAATCTATCCCAGTTAGAATCGGCATCTGATAGCTTTGATCAAGAATTGGTTAATTTAAATCAGGTGATCGAAAATGTTTTAACTACTGTAATGCCTAAGGCGGATAATAAGGGGATAGATCTTAAAGTTGATGTTCCGGTTGATATAACTGGGATTAAAGGTAGTCGAGGCCAGTTAGAAAGATTATATATTAACTTAGTGGATAATGGTATTAAGTATACTTCGGAAGGCGGTCAGGTTAAGATTAAAGTCTATGAGGATGAGGATAGAGTCTGGAGTGAAATCATTGATACGGGAATGGGTATTCCAGAAGAAGATCTACCTAGAATTTTTGAAAGGTTCTATCGTGTAGATAAGACTAGATCCCGCAAATTAGGGGGGACGGGTTTAGGTCTATCGATAGTTAAACATATTTTGGAGAGACATAATGGCGGAATAGAAGTAGAAAGTAAAGTAGAAGAAGGAACTAAATTTATTTTCTGGTTACCTAAGCCGAAGTAG
- a CDS encoding RNA-guided endonuclease InsQ/TnpB family protein has translation MKLSFKFKPNFSHKQLEIIKELSWHCSKLYNTVNYQIKNNEDVKPVYTKLEKQFKSNWHTDYLHSHNRQQLFKQLAQDWKSYFNSIKDYNNNLSKYQGQPKPPNFKYLDSNPSEIIFTNLATRVRENNLLLSLSKEIKNQYQVDSLKFELPPAVQSLINLDNLQQVRIKKDNLSSDWYLIIIHKVNEKENASGDNLMSIDLGLDNLATLTFKDDIDSYIINGKPLKSKNKYFNQEINRLQSIRMKQTSSKKFKDTKQIKKLRIKRQNYISNYLHQASRKIINLAKNNNVSKIVIGDLKQIKQNMNYNKSFVQVPIQRLKDLIEYKAKLAGIKVYIINEAYTSGCSALDKEKLNKVNYNKFRRVERGLFFTEDSIPINADVNGSLNIMRKFLKDKCIPEMVDKFHSRDNGAVNSPERIRVAR, from the coding sequence ATGAAACTGTCTTTTAAATTCAAACCTAATTTCAGCCATAAACAATTAGAAATAATTAAAGAATTATCTTGGCATTGTTCAAAATTATACAATACAGTTAATTATCAAATAAAAAATAATGAAGATGTTAAACCTGTCTATACTAAATTAGAAAAACAATTTAAATCTAATTGGCACACAGACTATTTACACAGCCATAATAGACAACAATTATTTAAACAACTAGCTCAAGATTGGAAGTCTTATTTTAACTCAATTAAAGATTACAATAACAACCTGAGCAAGTATCAAGGTCAACCAAAACCACCTAATTTCAAGTATTTAGATAGCAATCCAAGTGAGATTATATTTACTAATTTAGCTACTAGAGTTAGAGAGAATAATCTTCTTTTGTCCCTGTCTAAAGAGATTAAAAATCAATATCAGGTGGACAGTCTTAAATTTGAATTGCCACCAGCAGTTCAAAGCCTGATTAACTTAGATAACCTCCAACAAGTAAGAATAAAAAAAGATAACCTCTCTAGCGATTGGTATTTAATCATCATTCACAAAGTAAATGAAAAAGAAAATGCTTCAGGAGATAATTTAATGAGCATAGATTTAGGTTTGGATAATCTTGCTACCTTAACATTTAAGGACGATATTGATTCTTATATTATTAATGGTAAACCGCTCAAAAGTAAGAATAAGTATTTTAACCAGGAAATAAATAGATTGCAATCTATTAGAATGAAACAAACCAGTAGTAAAAAGTTTAAAGATACCAAACAAATTAAGAAGTTAAGAATAAAACGCCAAAACTATATCTCGAACTATCTCCACCAAGCTAGCAGAAAAATAATTAATTTAGCTAAAAATAATAATGTATCTAAAATAGTAATTGGAGATTTAAAACAAATCAAGCAAAATATGAACTATAATAAATCTTTTGTTCAAGTGCCAATTCAACGATTAAAAGATTTAATTGAATATAAAGCTAAATTAGCTGGTATAAAGGTATATATTATCAATGAAGCCTATACTAGTGGCTGTAGTGCATTAGACAAAGAAAAGTTAAATAAAGTTAATTACAATAAATTTCGCAGAGTTGAAAGAGGACTATTCTTTACCGAAGATAGTATACCAATCAATGCTGATGTTAATGGCAGTTTGAATATAATGAGAAAGTTTCTTAAAGATAAATGTATTCCTGAAATGGTAGATAAGTTCCATAGTAGGGATAATGGGGCTGTGAACTCTCCAGAACGAATAAGAGTTGCCCGATAA
- a CDS encoding phosphate ABC transporter substrate-binding protein has translation MINRKVVALSLVLLMTVGVLFTATGQAEAWGIFGDDEEKQEEKVEENGNQGSDEKAKNLSIQGSSTVLPIAQRAAEVYMEKNPEVNITVRGGGSGNGIAALVDGAVDIADASRFIKEGEYDQARDNGIYPVPHRVAMDGIAVVLHPSNSVDGLTLDEIKAIYTGEITNWKELGGEDEEIVVVSRDSSSGTFEVFGEIALEGEKVAPSALMQASNGAVSGTVSETEGAIGYVGLGYLSDDLKAVKVNGVKPSNATVASGAFPIARPLFMFTDGWPEGLTAKFINFVLSAEGQEIAEEQGYVPLH, from the coding sequence ATGATTAACAGAAAAGTAGTTGCTTTATCTTTAGTATTACTTATGACAGTAGGTGTTCTATTTACGGCTACAGGCCAGGCAGAGGCTTGGGGGATTTTTGGAGATGACGAGGAGAAGCAAGAAGAAAAGGTTGAAGAGAATGGTAATCAAGGATCTGATGAGAAGGCAAAGAATTTAAGTATCCAGGGATCTTCTACTGTACTACCGATTGCACAACGGGCTGCCGAAGTCTACATGGAGAAGAATCCAGAGGTAAATATTACAGTTAGAGGCGGCGGTTCTGGTAATGGTATTGCTGCCTTAGTCGATGGAGCTGTTGATATTGCGGATGCATCGCGGTTTATTAAAGAAGGAGAGTATGACCAGGCTAGAGATAATGGAATCTATCCTGTACCACATAGAGTAGCAATGGACGGTATTGCTGTAGTTTTACATCCAAGCAATTCTGTTGATGGATTAACATTGGATGAGATCAAGGCTATCTATACTGGTGAAATTACTAACTGGAAAGAGTTAGGCGGCGAAGATGAAGAGATAGTTGTTGTTTCTCGTGATTCCAGTTCTGGAACCTTTGAAGTCTTTGGAGAGATTGCTCTTGAAGGAGAAAAAGTAGCACCTAGTGCTTTAATGCAGGCATCCAATGGAGCAGTATCCGGCACTGTTTCAGAGACTGAAGGAGCTATTGGTTATGTAGGATTGGGATACTTATCAGATGATCTTAAAGCTGTTAAAGTTAACGGCGTTAAACCGAGCAATGCTACAGTAGCTAGCGGTGCTTTCCCAATTGCTCGTCCGTTATTTATGTTTACTGACGGTTGGCCAGAAGGATTAACTGCTAAGTTCATTAACTTTGTTTTAAGCGCTGAAGGACAGGAAATTGCTGAAGAACAGGGCTATGTCCCGCTTCATTAA
- a CDS encoding EAL domain-containing protein codes for MLENIKNSIKGLLDYGMNGYIRENLTDTLTDLPIIPVFHDKLHKYLKIEGKNVGVVCLDIVNFSHIEKEYGYKACEKILLGLTDILDDICDNLVRAEDKIGISNRGGDDFIIFLAGLEDTITEAEKSLQIVANRIKSQAVDRLNKRDYIEKSLNLYVGYTVISGKNVKRVESAVYKAIKEADKRAKDEEYQKWIKKKNRLAEIIDQEQIQILYQPLISLQSGEKMGYEALTRGPEGSEFERPDYLFGFAKETDLLLDLEHLCRRKSIIDATDFLDGERLSINVSPEVIEVDDFKKGVTEQLISDLEMNKKNIIFEITEKTAINNFDIFRKTLKHYYGQGYQIAVDDVGAGYANLQTISELHPQYIKLDMSLVRKVNIDTTKEALLEALINFAHRIDAKVIAEGIEDYDELEKLIELGVDYGQGYLIQHPLSTPKPIDQSLKQFILKKNEELEKSITINTLKIEKIARQDITLHQDDLVEKAVNYFEQNHYLTGIVVVNDEETPVGLIMKDELYYRLGKRFGVSLFKQRSVELIMEKHPLIVDGEETIKEVSRQAMSREHDRIYNYIVVTKEDKYYGSVSIRSLLEHITKMQVDVAQNLNPLTGLPGNSLIEQQLDKAINNNSDLAIMYIDLDNFKAFNDNYGFENGDRVIKLTADILVNLTRQGDFVGHIGGDDFIVITEAKGAKAVSQRIINRYEDEVKEIVNDKTCFLYQPTISISVEQLLS; via the coding sequence ATGTTGGAAAATATCAAAAATTCCATAAAAGGTTTATTGGATTATGGGATGAATGGGTATATTCGGGAAAACTTAACTGATACTTTAACTGACTTGCCGATAATTCCTGTTTTTCATGATAAACTACATAAGTATTTAAAGATAGAGGGTAAGAATGTAGGAGTAGTCTGTTTGGATATTGTTAATTTTAGCCATATTGAAAAAGAGTATGGCTATAAAGCTTGTGAAAAAATCCTACTTGGCTTGACTGATATCTTGGATGATATCTGTGATAATTTAGTCCGGGCTGAGGATAAGATCGGCATCAGTAACCGCGGCGGCGATGATTTCATTATCTTTTTAGCCGGTCTGGAGGATACTATAACTGAAGCAGAAAAGTCTTTACAGATAGTAGCCAATCGGATCAAATCACAAGCAGTAGATAGATTAAATAAAAGAGATTATATTGAAAAAAGTTTGAACTTATATGTAGGTTATACTGTAATCAGCGGTAAGAATGTAAAACGAGTAGAGAGTGCTGTCTATAAAGCAATAAAAGAAGCAGATAAGAGAGCCAAAGACGAAGAATATCAAAAATGGATCAAAAAGAAGAATAGATTAGCAGAAATAATTGATCAGGAACAGATTCAAATTCTCTATCAGCCGTTAATTTCTTTACAATCAGGAGAGAAGATGGGATATGAAGCCTTAACTAGGGGACCTGAGGGAAGCGAGTTTGAAAGGCCTGATTACTTATTTGGATTTGCTAAGGAGACAGATCTATTATTGGATCTTGAGCATTTATGTCGGCGGAAATCCATAATTGATGCTACTGACTTTTTGGACGGAGAGAGGTTATCTATTAATGTCAGCCCCGAGGTTATTGAGGTTGATGATTTTAAAAAAGGCGTTACAGAGCAGTTAATCTCTGATCTGGAGATGAATAAAAAGAATATAATCTTTGAGATTACTGAAAAGACTGCTATCAATAACTTTGATATCTTTCGTAAGACATTGAAGCATTATTATGGACAGGGATATCAGATTGCGGTTGATGATGTAGGTGCCGGCTATGCCAATTTGCAGACGATTTCTGAACTCCATCCCCAGTATATTAAACTGGATATGTCTTTAGTAAGAAAAGTGAATATCGATACTACTAAAGAAGCATTACTGGAGGCATTAATCAATTTTGCGCATCGGATTGATGCTAAAGTAATTGCTGAGGGAATTGAAGATTATGATGAATTAGAGAAGTTGATAGAATTAGGAGTGGATTATGGACAGGGCTATCTAATTCAGCATCCATTGTCTACTCCTAAGCCTATTGATCAGAGCTTAAAGCAGTTTATACTCAAAAAGAATGAAGAATTAGAGAAATCAATTACTATCAATACTTTAAAAATAGAGAAGATAGCCCGCCAGGATATTACTTTACATCAAGATGACCTGGTAGAAAAAGCGGTAAATTACTTTGAACAGAATCATTATTTAACTGGGATAGTAGTAGTTAATGATGAGGAAACCCCAGTAGGCTTAATTATGAAGGATGAATTATATTATAGATTGGGAAAACGGTTTGGAGTGTCGCTATTTAAACAGCGGTCAGTAGAATTAATAATGGAGAAGCATCCTTTAATTGTTGATGGCGAGGAGACAATTAAGGAAGTATCCAGGCAGGCTATGAGTCGGGAGCATGATAGAATCTATAATTATATAGTAGTAACTAAAGAAGATAAGTATTATGGTTCAGTATCTATCCGCAGCTTATTGGAGCATATAACTAAGATGCAGGTGGATGTAGCCCAGAACTTAAATCCATTGACCGGACTACCCGGCAATTCTTTAATCGAACAGCAGTTAGATAAAGCTATAAATAATAATTCTGATTTAGCAATTATGTATATTGATCTCGATAACTTTAAGGCTTTCAATGACAATTATGGGTTTGAAAATGGAGATCGGGTTATTAAGTTAACTGCTGATATTTTAGTTAATCTGACTAGACAGGGTGATTTTGTAGGACATATCGGTGGAGATGACTTTATAGTTATTACTGAAGCCAAAGGAGCTAAGGCAGTATCCCAAAGAATAATTAATCGGTATGAAGATGAAGTTAAAGAAATAGTTAATGATAAAACCTGCTTTTTATATCAGCCAACTATTTCGATATCGGTAGAACAGCTGCTCAGCTAA
- a CDS encoding response regulator transcription factor, with the protein MGEDHILVVDDEKNILELVKYNLIQEGYEVSLAINGEKALKKVDDIAPDLIILDIMLPGLDGFEVCHCLQEMEKTEGIPIIFLSAKSEVEDKVKGLNLGATDYLTKPFSPRELASRVKAVSRRINQNPYHKKETLRYGKLTMDLKGYRVLINKEEIDLTNKEFNLLAYLIDKLGKVCSRDELLANVWGYENVSGIRTVDVHIRMLRKKFTQYNIESLLIKTVQGVGYKLVKNN; encoded by the coding sequence ATGGGGGAAGATCATATATTAGTAGTAGATGATGAAAAGAATATCCTAGAACTGGTTAAGTATAACCTTATTCAGGAGGGGTATGAGGTTTCTCTAGCTATTAATGGAGAGAAAGCTTTAAAAAAAGTAGATGATATTGCTCCGGATTTAATTATTCTGGATATTATGCTGCCTGGACTTGATGGATTTGAGGTCTGCCACTGTTTACAGGAAATGGAGAAGACTGAAGGAATTCCAATTATTTTTTTGAGTGCTAAAAGCGAAGTTGAAGATAAAGTAAAAGGATTGAACTTGGGAGCTACTGATTATTTGACTAAACCCTTTAGTCCTCGAGAGTTGGCTTCTAGAGTTAAAGCAGTTTCACGGAGGATTAATCAGAATCCTTATCACAAGAAAGAGACTTTAAGGTATGGTAAACTAACTATGGACTTAAAGGGATATCGGGTATTAATTAATAAAGAAGAGATTGATCTGACTAATAAGGAGTTTAATCTTCTAGCCTATTTAATTGATAAGTTAGGTAAAGTCTGTTCTAGGGATGAACTGTTGGCTAATGTCTGGGGGTATGAAAATGTAAGTGGAATCAGGACAGTAGATGTACATATCCGTATGCTGCGTAAAAAGTTTACTCAGTATAATATAGAAAGCCTCTTAATTAAGACAGTACAGGGAGTAGGTTATAAGCTAGTTAAGAATAATTAA
- a CDS encoding PstS family phosphate ABC transporter substrate-binding protein: protein MKKLFNKKLVVLVSLVALVGIVAVGCGGNQQSQGDYVQVKGSDTMVNMVQVLSEKYMGEKEDASISVTGGGSGTGIAALINDKVDIANASRIMKDEEIQQAKDNGVEPKRFVIGMDGLAVVVNGENSIKDLTVEEIGKIFRGDITNWKEIGGPDKEISLYGRQSNSGTFVYFKDNVLESDYSADMKRMNGNAQIVEAIKEDKAGIGYVGIGYVVKDGEVIDGLNVLNVAKDADAKAASPLKPENVKTGAYPLARPLNQYTNGKPTGAILDFIKYELSEEGQKIAVEEGFYPVSPEFKKINQKNLTD, encoded by the coding sequence ATGAAAAAGTTATTTAACAAGAAATTGGTGGTCTTAGTAAGTCTTGTAGCATTAGTAGGAATAGTTGCAGTAGGATGTGGTGGAAATCAGCAGAGTCAGGGAGATTATGTACAGGTTAAAGGTTCTGATACAATGGTAAATATGGTACAGGTTCTATCAGAGAAGTATATGGGTGAAAAAGAAGATGCTTCTATTTCAGTAACCGGCGGCGGTTCCGGAACAGGAATTGCAGCTTTGATTAATGATAAAGTGGATATAGCCAATGCTTCACGAATAATGAAGGATGAAGAGATTCAACAGGCTAAGGATAATGGAGTTGAGCCTAAGCGATTTGTTATTGGAATGGATGGCTTAGCAGTAGTGGTTAATGGAGAGAACTCTATTAAAGATTTAACAGTTGAAGAGATAGGTAAGATCTTTAGAGGCGATATTACTAACTGGAAAGAAATCGGCGGTCCGGATAAGGAAATTTCATTATATGGTCGTCAGAGTAATTCCGGTACTTTTGTTTATTTCAAGGATAATGTTTTAGAAAGTGATTATTCTGCAGACATGAAGCGGATGAATGGTAATGCTCAGATTGTAGAAGCAATTAAAGAAGATAAGGCTGGAATCGGTTATGTTGGAATCGGCTATGTTGTAAAGGATGGTGAAGTTATAGACGGCTTAAATGTCTTAAATGTAGCCAAGGATGCTGATGCAAAGGCGGCTAGTCCTCTGAAACCGGAGAATGTAAAGACAGGAGCTTATCCACTGGCTAGACCTTTAAATCAATATACTAACGGAAAGCCGACAGGGGCTATACTGGACTTTATTAAGTATGAATTGAGCGAAGAAGGACAGAAGATAGCAGTTGAAGAAGGCTTCTATCCTGTAAGCCCTGAGTTCAAAAAGATTAATCAGAAGAATTTAACTGACTAA
- the pstC gene encoding phosphate ABC transporter permease subunit PstC, whose amino-acid sequence MKKKGSLSRLKEKGIELFFFGNGILAIIILIGIFYLLVSEGLPMFEEVGFKEFLTSTRWNPTSSNPGYGILSLIVSTLLVTIGSLIFSVPLGIACAAYLAEVADSRVREALKPVIEILAGIPSVVIGFLGIVLVGPMIADLFNLSNGLNAINGSILLGIMALPTIISISEDAISAVPEEYKEASLALGANRWHTLIKVVLPAALSGITAAVMLGMGRAIGETMAVLMATGNAPALPGSIFDSVRTMTATIAVELGEVPYNTTHYYSLFAIGLVLFVMTFIVNLVSDIVLHKYGEGQ is encoded by the coding sequence TTGAAGAAAAAGGGAAGTTTATCCAGACTGAAGGAAAAGGGGATTGAATTATTTTTTTTTGGTAATGGTATTTTAGCTATTATTATTCTGATTGGTATCTTTTATCTGTTAGTAAGTGAAGGACTTCCTATGTTTGAAGAAGTCGGTTTTAAAGAATTTCTAACTTCGACTCGCTGGAATCCAACATCTTCTAATCCAGGTTATGGAATACTTAGTTTAATAGTAAGTACTCTGTTGGTAACTATCGGATCATTGATTTTTTCTGTTCCTTTAGGAATAGCCTGTGCTGCCTATTTGGCTGAGGTGGCTGATTCCAGAGTTAGAGAAGCTTTAAAGCCAGTAATTGAAATTTTAGCCGGGATTCCATCAGTAGTAATTGGATTTTTGGGGATTGTATTAGTAGGTCCAATGATTGCTGATCTATTTAATCTAAGTAATGGTCTAAATGCTATTAATGGTTCTATTTTACTGGGGATTATGGCTTTACCGACGATTATCAGTATTTCAGAGGATGCAATTTCGGCAGTACCGGAAGAGTATAAAGAGGCTTCACTGGCTTTAGGTGCCAACAGATGGCATACATTGATTAAGGTTGTTCTTCCGGCGGCATTATCCGGAATAACAGCAGCAGTTATGCTGGGAATGGGACGGGCTATCGGTGAGACAATGGCAGTTTTAATGGCTACCGGTAATGCTCCTGCTCTACCAGGGAGTATATTCGATTCTGTTCGGACCATGACTGCTACTATTGCTGTGGAATTAGGAGAAGTGCCTTACAACACTACCCATTATTATTCGTTATTTGCTATTGGATTAGTCTTATTTGTAATGACTTTCATTGTTAATCTAGTATCTGATATAGTCCTCCATAAATACGGGGAGGGTCAGTAA
- the pstA gene encoding phosphate ABC transporter permease PstA, which produces MKTNELKQKIGFGILRLSALVILLILGTILYDIISKGIGVINWGFITEAPKQGMTAGGIWPAIVGTFLVTLITAAVAIPLGIFAAIYLNEYANQGKITRLIRMSIRNLAGVPSIVYGLFGLAFFVNILGLGTSVLSAGLTLGLMTLPVTITASEEALKAVPDAYRQGALALGASKWYSIRTNVLPHAIPGILTGTILGLARAAGETAPILFTGAAFFLPFLPKSLSSQFMALPYHLYIMATQHHDIAQVRPLAYGTALVLITLVLAMNLIAILLRFWLRKKKE; this is translated from the coding sequence ATGAAAACAAATGAATTGAAGCAGAAGATAGGATTTGGGATTTTGAGGCTATCTGCACTGGTGATTTTATTGATTTTAGGTACTATATTATATGATATTATAAGTAAGGGTATTGGTGTTATAAATTGGGGATTTATTACTGAGGCCCCTAAACAGGGTATGACAGCAGGCGGTATCTGGCCGGCTATTGTAGGTACCTTTTTGGTAACTTTAATTACTGCTGCTGTAGCTATTCCGTTAGGTATTTTTGCTGCTATTTACTTAAATGAATATGCTAATCAGGGAAAGATAACTAGATTGATTAGAATGTCTATTAGGAATCTAGCCGGAGTACCGTCTATAGTTTATGGCCTCTTTGGTTTAGCTTTTTTTGTAAATATCTTAGGTTTAGGAACTTCAGTCTTATCTGCGGGATTGACTTTAGGATTAATGACACTGCCCGTAACAATTACTGCCAGTGAAGAAGCACTTAAAGCAGTACCTGATGCTTACCGTCAAGGAGCTTTGGCACTAGGGGCTTCTAAATGGTATAGCATTAGAACCAATGTATTGCCCCATGCGATTCCTGGAATCTTGACGGGAACGATCTTAGGTTTAGCCAGAGCAGCCGGCGAAACAGCACCTATTCTATTTACTGGTGCAGCCTTCTTTTTACCATTTCTACCGAAGTCGCTTTCAAGCCAGTTTATGGCTCTACCGTATCATCTCTATATTATGGCTACCCAACACCATGATATAGCCCAGGTAAGGCCTTTAGCCTATGGTACTGCTTTGGTATTAATTACATTAGTTTTAGCTATGAATTTAATTGCTATTTTGTTACGATTCTGGCTGCGTAAAAAGAAAGAATAG